One Azospirillum sp. B510 genomic window carries:
- a CDS encoding 5-(carboxyamino)imidazole ribonucleotide synthase, with product MTGEPPFHPLPRLAPGSTIGMLGAGQLGRMTALAAAKLGYKTHVYAPDAAGSPAAQVSAAATVADWDDLAALERFARSVDVVTLEWENVPVATAEHLRRFTTLHPGPNVLSVAQDRIAEKSFVNALGIATAPWRAAGSAEEVARAMAEIGPRCVLKSTRLGYDGKGQARLEADSDAAAAWEAIGGGKPGADGTAVQGIVEGFVTFACEVSVIVARGADGVMVAYPAVENRHKNGILDVTIAPASPEKVSAATAAEADHIARRIAEALDLVGVLAVEMFVTADGAVLVNEMAPRPHNSGHWTMDACASCQFEQLVRAVCGLPLGSVGRMADAEMTNLIGDDVLRWPDLLAEPGARLHLYGKAEARPGRKMGHVNRLFPRR from the coding sequence ATGACCGGCGAGCCCCCGTTCCACCCGCTGCCCCGCCTCGCCCCCGGCTCCACCATCGGCATGCTGGGCGCCGGACAGCTCGGCCGGATGACGGCGCTGGCCGCCGCGAAGCTGGGTTACAAGACCCATGTCTACGCCCCCGACGCGGCGGGCAGCCCGGCGGCCCAAGTCAGCGCCGCGGCGACGGTCGCCGACTGGGACGATCTGGCGGCGCTGGAACGCTTCGCCCGCTCGGTCGACGTGGTGACGCTGGAGTGGGAGAATGTGCCGGTCGCCACGGCCGAGCATCTGCGCCGCTTCACCACCCTGCATCCCGGCCCGAACGTGCTGTCGGTGGCGCAGGACCGCATCGCCGAGAAGAGCTTCGTCAACGCCCTCGGCATCGCCACGGCACCCTGGCGGGCCGCCGGCAGCGCCGAGGAGGTCGCCCGCGCGATGGCCGAGATCGGTCCGCGCTGCGTGCTGAAATCGACGCGGCTCGGCTATGACGGCAAGGGGCAGGCGCGGCTGGAGGCGGACAGCGACGCCGCCGCCGCCTGGGAGGCCATCGGCGGTGGCAAGCCCGGCGCGGACGGCACCGCCGTGCAAGGCATCGTCGAGGGTTTCGTGACCTTCGCCTGCGAGGTGTCGGTGATCGTCGCCCGTGGCGCCGACGGCGTCATGGTCGCCTATCCGGCGGTGGAGAACCGCCACAAGAACGGCATCCTCGACGTCACCATCGCCCCGGCATCGCCGGAGAAGGTGTCGGCGGCGACAGCGGCGGAGGCCGACCACATCGCCCGGCGCATCGCCGAGGCGCTGGATCTGGTCGGCGTGCTGGCGGTCGAGATGTTCGTCACCGCCGACGGCGCCGTCCTGGTCAACGAGATGGCGCCCCGCCCGCACAATTCCGGCCATTGGACCATGGACGCCTGCGCCAGTTGCCAATTCGAACAGCTGGTGCGCGCGGTCTGCGGCCTGCCGCTGGGCTCGGTCGGACGGATGGCCGACGCGGAGATGACCAACCTGATCGGCGACGACGTGCTGCGCTGGCCCGACCTGCTGGCCGAGCCCGGCGCCCGCCTGCACCTGTACGGCAAGGCGGAAGCCCGGCCCGGCCGCAAGATGGGCCACGTCAACCGGCTGTTCCCACGCCGCTGA
- a CDS encoding EAL domain-containing protein, with the protein MKTPLPQDSAGRSSAVSAPVASPATSAAGQRRPQSSRDRDRFVGFAFAAADLLIETDAQGNILFSAGARCRLTKGEVGGLVGSNLMEVVAPGDRKYVHVLFDRIREKARIKPSRVTFLAFDGQRFPALLGGCRLDSCPGSLFLTILLTAPARAGRGAATPAAGQGELMDQAGFAGILEERILAAREKGLEQGLTLLLVEGFQAMVEAMPEGAAAEVREGIDAYLRGISADGDSAGQLTGDRYGIVHAADIDGREVQGHIAQIIEAAGGALPGGIRSWTLDMADDRLDATDAARALVYTVQAFASAQGGEFTISSLEDGANRLMAGAVERIGRMRATIDNRDFIVVYQPIVDIVTGAVHHLEALTRVEGMSSPLDFITFAEDVGLIYDFDLLLTQTVLDTLREFRKEPKLPDVAINLSAKTLMSPIFLKQFQSVAAPYGELAKKLLIEVTETVVVTDIAKLNEVLQKLRECGFRICLDDVGAGSTSFQSLYGIQADYAKIDGTFVRGAVNSPRDMAMLRSMIDVCRQLGLELIGEQVEETVHADLLTGLGVTLAQGFLFSRPSRDFAYFAKDWSRVRSGGKVLLKG; encoded by the coding sequence ATGAAGACGCCCCTGCCGCAGGACAGTGCGGGACGCTCTTCCGCCGTGAGCGCGCCGGTCGCCAGCCCCGCAACCAGCGCGGCCGGGCAACGTCGTCCGCAGTCCAGCCGAGACCGGGACCGCTTCGTCGGCTTCGCCTTCGCCGCCGCCGACCTGCTGATCGAGACGGACGCGCAGGGCAACATCCTGTTTTCCGCCGGCGCCCGCTGCCGCCTGACCAAGGGCGAGGTCGGCGGGCTGGTGGGCAGCAACCTGATGGAGGTGGTGGCCCCCGGCGACCGCAAATACGTCCATGTCCTGTTCGACCGCATCCGGGAAAAGGCGCGGATCAAGCCGTCGCGCGTGACGTTCCTGGCCTTCGACGGCCAGCGGTTCCCGGCGCTGCTGGGCGGCTGCCGGCTCGATTCCTGTCCGGGTTCGCTGTTCCTCACCATCCTGCTGACCGCCCCGGCCCGCGCCGGACGCGGGGCCGCCACTCCCGCAGCGGGGCAAGGCGAACTGATGGACCAGGCCGGCTTCGCCGGCATCCTGGAGGAGCGTATCCTCGCCGCCCGCGAGAAGGGGCTGGAGCAGGGGCTGACCCTGCTGCTGGTCGAAGGGTTCCAGGCGATGGTCGAGGCGATGCCCGAGGGTGCGGCGGCGGAGGTGCGCGAGGGCATCGACGCCTATCTGCGCGGCATCTCCGCCGATGGCGACAGCGCCGGGCAACTGACCGGCGACCGCTATGGCATCGTCCATGCCGCCGACATCGACGGGCGCGAGGTGCAGGGCCACATCGCCCAGATCATCGAGGCGGCCGGCGGCGCCCTGCCCGGCGGCATCCGCTCCTGGACGCTGGACATGGCGGACGACCGGCTGGACGCGACCGACGCCGCCCGCGCGCTGGTCTATACGGTGCAGGCCTTCGCCTCGGCCCAGGGCGGGGAGTTCACCATCTCCAGCCTGGAGGACGGCGCCAACCGCCTGATGGCCGGGGCGGTGGAGCGGATCGGCCGCATGCGCGCCACCATCGACAACCGCGACTTCATCGTCGTCTACCAGCCCATCGTCGACATCGTCACCGGCGCCGTCCATCATCTGGAGGCGCTGACCCGTGTCGAGGGAATGAGTTCGCCGCTGGACTTCATCACCTTCGCCGAGGATGTCGGGTTGATCTACGACTTCGACCTGCTGCTGACCCAGACGGTGCTGGACACGTTGCGGGAGTTCCGCAAGGAACCGAAGCTTCCCGACGTGGCGATCAACCTGTCGGCCAAGACGCTGATGAGCCCGATCTTCCTCAAGCAGTTCCAGTCGGTCGCCGCCCCCTATGGCGAACTGGCGAAGAAGCTGCTGATCGAGGTGACGGAAACCGTCGTCGTCACCGACATCGCCAAGCTGAACGAGGTATTGCAGAAGCTGCGGGAATGCGGATTCCGCATCTGCCTGGACGATGTCGGCGCCGGATCGACCAGCTTCCAGTCGCTTTATGGCATCCAGGCCGATTACGCCAAGATCGACGGCACCTTCGTGCGCGGCGCCGTCAACAGCCCGCGCGATATGGCGATGCTGCGCTCCATGATCGACGTCTGCCGCCAGTTGGGGCTGGAGTTGATCGGCGAGCAGGTCGAGGAGACGGTGCATGCCGACCTGCTGACCGGGCTGGGAGTGACGCTGGCCCAGGGCTTCCTGTTCAGCCGGCCGTCGCGCGACTTCGCCTATTTCGCCAAGGACTGGTCGCGGGTGCGCAGCGGCGGCAAGGTGCTGCTGAAGGGCTGA
- a CDS encoding DUF599 domain-containing protein, with protein MLSSILPPDVTPLDIVAFVWFVGSWVGFTIIQDHLLSGGNVLNQHLRIIRRHWIDRMLERDNRIIDSQLVGHTMQSCTFFASTNMLVLAGLVGSFGAAERAQQVISDLSFAVHTSHQLFEIKMLLMVVIFTFGFFKFTWALRQYNYCCALIGSAPLPPVAPEDRKAIAQTISEALTLAIVALNGGIRSYYFALAALVWIIGPLPFIAASSGVVVILTRRQAFSATEKVIRVQTQWLEKHESTKAE; from the coding sequence ATGCTGTCCTCCATCCTGCCCCCCGACGTCACCCCGCTCGACATCGTCGCCTTCGTCTGGTTCGTCGGCTCCTGGGTCGGCTTCACCATCATCCAGGATCATCTGCTGTCCGGCGGCAATGTGCTGAACCAGCATCTGCGGATCATACGCCGCCACTGGATCGACCGGATGCTGGAGCGCGACAACCGCATCATCGATTCGCAGCTGGTCGGCCACACCATGCAAAGCTGCACCTTCTTCGCCTCCACCAACATGCTGGTGCTGGCCGGGCTGGTCGGCTCCTTCGGCGCGGCGGAGCGGGCGCAGCAGGTCATCTCCGACCTGTCCTTCGCCGTCCACACCTCGCATCAGCTGTTCGAGATCAAGATGCTGCTGATGGTGGTGATCTTCACCTTCGGCTTCTTCAAGTTCACCTGGGCATTGCGTCAGTACAATTACTGCTGTGCCCTGATCGGGTCCGCCCCGTTGCCGCCGGTGGCGCCGGAGGACCGCAAGGCCATCGCCCAGACCATCAGCGAAGCCCTGACGCTGGCCATCGTCGCCTTGAACGGCGGGATCCGCTCCTATTACTTCGCGCTGGCCGCCCTGGTCTGGATCATCGGGCCGCTTCCCTTCATCGCGGCGTCCAGCGGCGTGGTTGTGATCCTCACCCGCCGACAGGCTTTCTCCGCCACCGAAAAGGTCATTCGTGTACAGACCCAATGGTTGGAAAAACACGAATCAACAAAAGCAGAATAA
- a CDS encoding ribbon-helix-helix domain-containing protein encodes MKKRSVLIAGHPTSVSLEEEFWDALKGVAQARGLSVNALIEEIDQSRAGNLSSAIRVHVLKAVQRPGG; translated from the coding sequence ATGAAGAAGCGTTCGGTCCTCATCGCCGGCCACCCCACCAGCGTTTCGCTGGAGGAGGAGTTCTGGGACGCCCTGAAGGGTGTGGCGCAAGCCCGTGGACTGTCGGTGAACGCGCTCATCGAGGAAATCGACCAGAGCCGTGCCGGCAACCTGTCCAGCGCCATCCGCGTGCATGTCCTGAAGGCCGTTCAGAGGCCGGGCGGGTAG